A genome region from Nocardia sp. NBC_00565 includes the following:
- a CDS encoding MarR family winged helix-turn-helix transcriptional regulator has translation MSELVEQAGRAAQALQAAVDGVDQAAAAVLGVNRTDLRCLEILWQGESTPGELAAELGLTSGSVTTMLDRLAKLDYVARHPEPGDRRKVKIRITDAATAEVMQIYGPIAQEGATEVARYSDAELRTVIDYLRRARELQERHRTRIADLPKR, from the coding sequence TTGAGCGAGCTGGTCGAGCAGGCCGGACGTGCGGCGCAAGCGCTACAGGCGGCCGTGGACGGGGTCGATCAGGCCGCCGCCGCGGTACTCGGCGTCAACCGCACCGACCTGCGCTGCCTGGAGATTCTCTGGCAGGGGGAGTCGACCCCCGGTGAACTCGCCGCCGAACTCGGCCTCACCAGCGGCAGCGTCACCACCATGCTGGACCGCCTGGCGAAACTCGACTACGTCGCGCGCCACCCCGAACCCGGCGACCGGCGCAAGGTCAAGATCCGCATCACCGACGCCGCGACCGCCGAGGTCATGCAGATCTACGGCCCGATCGCCCAAGAGGGCGCGACCGAGGTGGCCCGCTACAGCGACGCCGAACTCCGCACCGTCATCGACTACCTCCGCCGCGCCCGCGAACTCCAGGAACGCCACCGAACCCGAATCGCGGATCTCCCCAAACGCTG